The proteins below come from a single Prolixibacter sp. NT017 genomic window:
- a CDS encoding helix-turn-helix domain-containing protein → MDIQKNFGLRIKELRAVKGLSQEALSHKAELDRTYITSVENGKRNVSIQAIQKIVKGLDVSFSEFFTSNLFDA, encoded by the coding sequence ATGGATATTCAAAAGAACTTTGGACTAAGAATCAAAGAACTAAGGGCAGTAAAAGGACTTAGCCAGGAAGCGTTAAGTCATAAAGCTGAGCTTGATCGAACATATATCACTAGTGTGGAAAATGGAAAACGGAATGTTTCCATTCAGGCTATTCAAAAAATCGTCAAGGGACTCGATGTTTCATTCTCTGAGTTTTTCACCTCTAATCTTTTTGATGCCTGA
- a CDS encoding very short patch repair endonuclease — translation MADVHDKATRSYNMSRIKGKDTKPEMLVRRFLFANGFRYRLNVKNLPGKPDIVLPKYKTVIFINGCFWHGHKGCRYFVLPKTRTEWWLQKIKDTQKRDKEAEMALQVAGWKVITIWECELKSKQLEKTLLNLLSSLHD, via the coding sequence ATGGCCGATGTACACGACAAAGCAACCCGGAGCTACAACATGAGCCGCATTAAAGGGAAAGACACGAAACCTGAAATGCTGGTCCGGCGCTTCCTGTTTGCCAATGGTTTCCGGTACCGGCTGAATGTGAAAAACCTGCCGGGAAAACCGGACATTGTATTACCCAAATACAAAACAGTCATTTTTATTAACGGCTGCTTCTGGCACGGTCACAAAGGCTGCCGTTATTTTGTCCTTCCCAAAACCCGCACCGAATGGTGGTTGCAAAAAATCAAAGACACGCAGAAGCGTGACAAGGAGGCGGAAATGGCCTTGCAAGTGGCCGGGTGGAAAGTGATTACGATTTGGGAATGTGAGTTAAAAAGTAAACAGTTAGAGAAAACTCTTCTGAATTTACTTTCCTCCCTTCATGACTGA